One segment of Mycolicibacterium baixiangningiae DNA contains the following:
- a CDS encoding DUF6079 family protein, whose protein sequence is MTDLSLPLRDAIDIPLAVHDDDFVLQIHRAQEAASQTLADYVVTESIAESFEKGLTLVEATLSSGSSKGAFIHGSFGSGKSHYMAVMHLLLSGNAQAKALPGLQAQVAKHEALLSRKLLAIDYHLIGAESFESALFGGYLATMKKRYPDAPAPVLHRSDSLFENADQLRSQLGDEQFFARFEASGSGSSGWGTFAATLTPDLYDAARVKPAGDADRQRVVAYLVRTYFPAFENTGTWLEMTDGLQAMTEHAKGLGYEGVVLFLDELVLWLANHLRDTAFIQTETSKVAKLVETGIGALPIPLASFVARQRNLKDFLGGGAVGAEQVALDDSFQWWEGRFEKITLAAANLPQIVHKRLLEPTAETGRDALAAAVARVRANPVAFKHLLTDEAGSAAVDFEQVYPFSPALVDAMVALSSIMQRERTALKIMSELLSRGRDELTVGDVIPVGDLFDVVVLGDAEPLTDDMKNLFRVARTFYTRKMRPYLLNRHSLTEVEAKRLARDHAFRRDDRLAKTLLVAAIAPGSASLKDLTASKLAALNFGTVISMIPGHEAVQVVALARDWRAEFGEITVGSQTSDPVITLQLSGVDYDSVLVHVQNEDTHENRRGLLRRLLAEQVGASLTGVLGSEYSLTHVWRGQKREVDVVFGNVRDARALPDAALLATDGRWKLVVDFPFDDAGHPPSDDVLRLVQLKQDGLESDTIAWLPHFLTATRMDDIGKLVVLDYLLTGARFDQYSTSLPVNDREPARRQLANQRDSLRDQIVLALRQSYGIDAATDDHLGERVPEGNTFVTLAPDFDPQKPSSPSFADAVVAVLGGGLDARFAKHPNVDRGTDEVRRAEFTAVLDLAREAMVKGGRIDTVERNTAGKVRRVVDAYGVGTLSEVTYVLDTVRFAWHDAFTKALASGDPTVGTLRAALAPTGMTADAQDLLILAWVALTDRQLLRHGSPAGSPGIGGLANDITLREPVLPSQEDWTNALRRVKAIFGMGANEHHLSSSAVQRLGDELATKVRQLDRGATDLVGALEAHSDVLGLGDVSPRLGTARRARDVVEALRDVDHVDRIRVIAEFDLPDELQPLARSLASAADVAAALQGANWQLLNQLPSLTGERVVTALAGLRSAAEADQMHVDLAPALAAAAHEFTQILVDQRGKGTPPDDDPAAEQERARRAQEDQLRREQEEELRRREQEAADRERRLREQEEEFRRQQEEAQRETERRASQEHTVEVERVAQLETLLAELVKELSRPVEGKKLRIDWRWL, encoded by the coding sequence ATGACCGACTTGTCATTGCCGTTGCGGGACGCGATCGACATCCCGCTCGCCGTCCATGACGACGACTTCGTCCTCCAGATCCACCGCGCGCAAGAGGCCGCGTCTCAAACGCTCGCTGACTATGTGGTCACCGAGTCGATCGCGGAGTCGTTCGAGAAGGGGCTGACGCTGGTCGAGGCCACCCTGTCGAGCGGTTCGTCCAAGGGTGCTTTCATCCACGGCTCGTTCGGATCCGGTAAGTCGCACTACATGGCGGTCATGCATCTGCTGCTTTCTGGCAACGCGCAGGCTAAGGCACTTCCTGGACTCCAAGCCCAGGTCGCCAAGCACGAGGCACTGCTCAGCCGCAAACTGCTCGCGATCGACTACCACCTCATCGGGGCTGAATCCTTCGAGTCGGCCCTTTTCGGTGGCTACCTCGCCACCATGAAGAAGCGGTATCCCGACGCGCCCGCTCCGGTGTTGCACCGTTCGGATTCGTTGTTCGAGAACGCCGATCAGTTGCGTTCGCAGCTCGGCGACGAGCAGTTCTTCGCTCGGTTTGAGGCGAGCGGCTCGGGTTCGTCTGGCTGGGGCACGTTCGCCGCCACCTTGACGCCTGACTTGTATGACGCCGCCCGGGTCAAACCAGCAGGAGACGCCGACCGTCAGCGTGTGGTCGCCTATCTTGTTCGTACGTATTTCCCAGCCTTTGAGAACACCGGGACCTGGCTGGAGATGACGGACGGTCTCCAAGCGATGACCGAGCACGCCAAGGGCCTCGGCTACGAGGGGGTTGTGCTCTTCCTCGACGAACTTGTGCTGTGGCTGGCAAACCACTTGCGAGACACCGCCTTCATTCAGACCGAGACCTCGAAGGTTGCCAAGCTCGTCGAGACGGGCATCGGTGCACTGCCGATTCCGTTGGCGTCTTTTGTTGCTCGTCAGCGCAATCTGAAGGACTTTCTGGGCGGTGGCGCGGTTGGCGCCGAGCAAGTCGCGCTGGATGACTCGTTTCAATGGTGGGAGGGCCGGTTCGAGAAGATCACCCTGGCTGCGGCCAACCTTCCTCAGATCGTGCACAAACGACTGTTGGAGCCGACTGCCGAGACTGGGCGAGATGCCCTTGCCGCCGCCGTCGCTCGCGTGCGCGCGAACCCGGTGGCCTTCAAGCACTTGCTCACCGACGAAGCTGGTTCCGCCGCAGTCGATTTCGAGCAGGTCTACCCGTTCTCACCCGCTCTGGTGGATGCGATGGTCGCGCTCTCGTCGATCATGCAGCGAGAACGCACCGCGCTGAAGATCATGAGCGAGTTGCTGTCGCGGGGTCGTGACGAGTTGACCGTCGGTGACGTCATCCCGGTCGGAGACCTCTTCGACGTGGTCGTGCTTGGCGATGCCGAGCCGCTGACCGACGACATGAAGAACCTGTTCCGTGTTGCGCGCACCTTCTACACCCGCAAGATGCGCCCGTATCTCCTGAACAGGCACAGCCTCACTGAAGTGGAAGCGAAGCGGTTGGCCCGGGACCACGCCTTTCGTCGTGACGACCGGCTTGCCAAGACGCTTCTCGTTGCGGCCATCGCCCCTGGGTCAGCCTCGCTGAAGGATCTCACCGCCTCGAAGTTGGCGGCGCTCAACTTCGGCACCGTGATCTCGATGATTCCTGGCCATGAAGCGGTCCAGGTCGTCGCGCTTGCACGCGACTGGCGGGCAGAGTTCGGTGAGATCACTGTCGGTTCGCAGACGAGTGACCCAGTCATCACCTTGCAACTGTCTGGTGTCGACTATGACTCGGTTCTCGTCCACGTCCAGAACGAGGACACCCACGAGAACCGGCGCGGCCTGCTGCGGCGCCTGCTCGCCGAGCAGGTGGGTGCTTCTCTGACGGGCGTGTTGGGTAGCGAGTATTCGTTGACGCACGTATGGCGCGGTCAGAAGCGGGAGGTCGACGTCGTCTTCGGCAATGTCCGTGACGCACGCGCACTTCCGGATGCTGCGCTGCTAGCGACGGATGGACGCTGGAAGCTTGTCGTCGACTTTCCGTTTGATGATGCCGGCCACCCGCCATCTGACGACGTGCTTCGCCTCGTGCAACTCAAGCAGGATGGTCTGGAGAGCGACACGATCGCGTGGCTGCCTCACTTCCTGACCGCCACCCGCATGGATGACATCGGCAAGCTTGTCGTCCTCGACTACCTGTTGACCGGGGCACGGTTCGACCAGTATTCGACGTCTCTACCGGTAAACGACCGAGAACCCGCCCGGCGTCAGCTCGCCAACCAACGGGACTCGCTGCGCGACCAGATCGTGCTCGCGTTGCGCCAGTCTTACGGCATTGACGCGGCGACTGACGACCATCTCGGGGAGCGGGTGCCGGAAGGGAACACGTTCGTCACACTTGCGCCTGACTTCGACCCGCAGAAGCCGTCTTCACCTTCCTTCGCCGACGCTGTTGTCGCGGTCCTCGGCGGCGGCCTTGATGCGCGTTTTGCGAAGCATCCCAACGTCGATCGAGGTACTGACGAGGTCCGCAGGGCTGAGTTCACCGCCGTGCTCGACCTAGCTCGTGAGGCGATGGTCAAAGGCGGCCGCATCGACACCGTTGAGAGGAACACTGCGGGCAAGGTGCGGAGGGTGGTCGATGCGTACGGGGTCGGCACCCTGAGTGAAGTCACCTACGTTCTGGATACGGTGCGCTTCGCGTGGCATGACGCCTTCACCAAGGCCCTCGCCAGCGGTGACCCGACCGTCGGCACATTGCGAGCCGCGCTTGCGCCCACCGGCATGACTGCCGATGCCCAGGATCTGTTGATTCTCGCGTGGGTGGCGCTCACCGACAGGCAACTCCTCCGCCACGGGTCGCCGGCAGGGTCGCCCGGAATCGGCGGATTGGCCAACGACATCACCCTCCGGGAGCCAGTCCTCCCGAGCCAAGAGGATTGGACCAACGCGCTTAGGCGGGTCAAGGCGATCTTTGGCATGGGCGCCAATGAGCACCATCTCTCTAGCAGTGCAGTGCAGCGACTCGGGGACGAATTGGCGACAAAGGTGCGCCAACTCGATCGGGGCGCGACTGACCTTGTCGGCGCGCTGGAAGCCCACAGTGATGTGCTCGGCCTAGGAGATGTGAGTCCGCGCCTGGGTACCGCCCGTCGCGCTCGGGACGTTGTCGAGGCATTGCGCGATGTCGACCACGTCGACCGGATACGGGTGATCGCCGAGTTCGACCTTCCCGATGAACTTCAACCCCTCGCCCGGTCACTGGCCTCCGCAGCGGACGTTGCGGCGGCTCTTCAAGGTGCCAATTGGCAGCTCCTCAACCAACTTCCCAGCTTGACGGGCGAGCGGGTCGTCACCGCACTTGCCGGGTTGCGGAGCGCCGCCGAGGCCGACCAGATGCATGTCGACCTGGCCCCCGCGCTTGCCGCGGCAGCTCACGAGTTCACGCAAATTCTCGTCGACCAACGTGGCAAGGGAACCCCGCCCGACGACGATCCCGCAGCGGAGCAGGAACGGGCGCGTCGTGCGCAAGAGGATCAACTTCGACGCGAGCAGGAAGAGGAACTCAGACGGCGCGAGCAGGAGGCCGCCGACCGCGAGCGTCGCTTGCGCGAACAGGAGGAGGAGTTCCGTCGTCAGCAAGAAGAGGCACAGCGGGAGACTGAAAGACGCGCGAGCCAGGAACACACGGTCGAGGTTGAGCGAGTGGCGCAGCTCGAGACTCTCCTTGCGGAGCTTGTAAAGGAACTCAGCCGTCCTGTCGAGGGCAAGAAGCTAAGGATCGACTGGCGATGGCTCTGA
- the pglZ gene encoding BREX-2 system phosphatase PglZ: MALSEQVRTVSVSPAMVQQRAADLVKSDAQVLLLRARPEWRHGDVKVGDDVVRVLPGVSQLAVLDILASLATDERAIVLTDRPAEDLGDAVLSRSYKYGIELPDEWQAVPRLFSGAIEVGRDLRRLDWAATALLDHQPPGGWPRSVEPALTARHAIGSLLARVLGLGADAQLDAVLLLTALGRRNVRAAWVVVDAQLRRHLIDWAGTELGDPAALALQIAQRNEHVTPLAVGLALDVMWPEDGAPPTETQVSARVRVEGFVDGKAVAVDVAKAIARLAKAAVLRLEVDNSPELGVALQQAEALLGDLGWPEGAEQSAVLRPGYLARVRALASALTSGDKVEEALVRVLEHRDAHASQAPTMAVRLYRWLATAENASASLGSDLQRQMNDGAWVDAAVGAVWNGSNDLVVTAAYQQLLAKVHVRRKQRDSAAASRLDQVNGTDGQRAVGVERLLAEIVDPWRRQGGALLVVLDGMSSAIATALSSEVARLGLVEWVPAPTHARQSLVAALPSLTNVSRTSLFCGEIRSGTGEDEKRGLATAFPGAKLFHKNDLRSEGGASLPGDLTAAIRDTAVPVVGVVINAIDDATHKNDMSAWDWDLRSLDPLRALLEAAISARRAVILTSDHGHVVERGTEALSVNGAESRWRQVSTGAAGDGEVLVSGPRVVAPCGEAVLLWRDDAHYGPRHAGYHGGASLAELTIPVLVFQAAAVATGAAGWEQAAPQVPLWWNDPIGRTPATEAPVSTPQPKKAKKAAAPGQGDGLFELGELPTAPAAPTGLVEAVLASTTYAEQKRMAGRRALDDRTAEAVLRALVDRGGRAHQDTVAAVVGIPTADVGQVFAAVRRLFNVDGYGVIELDTDGVTLRLDEHLLREQFEVGGAR, from the coding sequence ATGGCTCTGAGCGAGCAGGTCCGCACCGTCAGCGTCTCTCCGGCGATGGTGCAGCAGCGAGCAGCAGACCTGGTCAAGTCGGACGCCCAAGTCCTTCTCCTTCGCGCTCGTCCCGAATGGCGCCACGGAGATGTCAAGGTCGGAGACGATGTCGTCCGAGTCCTTCCCGGCGTATCCCAGCTTGCCGTTCTCGACATCCTTGCCTCGCTGGCAACCGACGAGCGGGCCATCGTCCTGACCGACCGGCCGGCAGAGGACCTTGGCGACGCTGTGCTGTCGCGCTCCTACAAGTATGGAATCGAACTGCCAGACGAATGGCAGGCCGTGCCTCGGCTGTTCTCTGGGGCGATCGAGGTCGGCCGCGACCTCCGACGTCTGGACTGGGCGGCAACAGCATTACTGGATCACCAGCCACCAGGCGGATGGCCGCGATCGGTTGAACCTGCGCTGACCGCCCGCCACGCCATCGGCTCTCTCCTCGCGCGTGTTCTCGGTCTTGGTGCTGACGCTCAGCTTGACGCCGTTCTGCTCCTAACGGCTCTCGGGCGACGGAACGTGCGTGCTGCGTGGGTCGTGGTTGATGCGCAGCTGAGGCGGCATCTGATTGATTGGGCTGGGACCGAGTTGGGCGATCCGGCAGCACTTGCGTTGCAGATCGCTCAGCGCAACGAGCATGTCACCCCACTTGCCGTCGGCCTCGCCTTGGACGTCATGTGGCCCGAGGACGGCGCTCCGCCCACCGAGACACAGGTTTCAGCGAGGGTGCGGGTCGAGGGCTTCGTCGATGGGAAAGCGGTGGCCGTCGACGTTGCGAAAGCCATTGCGAGACTAGCCAAGGCGGCAGTGCTGCGCCTTGAGGTGGACAACTCTCCCGAGCTGGGTGTCGCCTTACAACAAGCCGAAGCATTGCTCGGTGACCTGGGCTGGCCTGAGGGAGCCGAGCAGTCGGCCGTCCTCCGTCCTGGGTATCTGGCTCGTGTTCGGGCACTTGCATCGGCACTGACTTCCGGTGACAAGGTCGAGGAAGCCCTCGTTCGCGTCCTAGAGCACCGTGATGCACATGCTTCGCAGGCTCCGACGATGGCAGTGCGTCTTTATCGTTGGCTTGCCACCGCCGAGAATGCCTCGGCATCGCTCGGCAGTGATCTCCAACGGCAGATGAACGACGGTGCATGGGTAGACGCCGCCGTCGGTGCCGTGTGGAACGGCTCCAATGATCTCGTTGTCACGGCGGCATACCAACAGCTACTCGCCAAGGTGCACGTTCGCCGCAAGCAGCGCGACAGCGCTGCGGCATCGAGGCTGGACCAAGTCAACGGGACGGACGGCCAACGAGCGGTTGGCGTTGAGCGACTGTTAGCCGAGATCGTCGATCCATGGCGCCGCCAAGGCGGTGCACTTCTCGTCGTGCTGGACGGAATGAGTAGTGCGATAGCCACAGCACTCTCATCCGAGGTTGCCCGGCTGGGCCTCGTGGAGTGGGTCCCCGCCCCAACGCACGCGCGGCAGTCACTCGTCGCGGCATTGCCTTCGCTTACCAACGTCTCTCGTACTTCGCTGTTTTGTGGTGAGATCCGCTCAGGCACAGGTGAGGACGAGAAGCGCGGGCTGGCCACCGCATTCCCGGGCGCAAAGCTCTTCCACAAGAACGACCTTCGATCAGAAGGCGGTGCTTCGCTGCCTGGCGATCTGACCGCTGCGATCCGGGACACCGCGGTGCCCGTCGTCGGAGTGGTGATCAACGCAATCGACGACGCGACCCACAAGAACGACATGTCAGCGTGGGATTGGGATCTGCGTTCGCTCGATCCACTGCGAGCGCTCCTGGAGGCCGCGATCTCCGCTCGGCGCGCGGTCATCCTGACGTCCGATCACGGCCACGTTGTCGAGCGCGGTACAGAGGCACTGAGCGTCAACGGTGCCGAGTCCCGTTGGCGACAAGTCTCGACCGGCGCTGCTGGAGATGGCGAAGTACTTGTGTCCGGTCCGCGAGTGGTCGCACCATGCGGTGAAGCGGTGCTGCTCTGGCGCGACGACGCGCACTACGGTCCTCGACACGCGGGCTACCACGGTGGCGCCAGCCTCGCGGAGCTGACGATCCCCGTACTCGTGTTTCAAGCTGCTGCCGTAGCGACCGGGGCTGCCGGGTGGGAGCAGGCCGCACCGCAGGTCCCTTTGTGGTGGAACGATCCCATCGGTCGCACCCCGGCCACCGAGGCACCGGTGTCCACCCCGCAGCCCAAGAAGGCGAAGAAGGCGGCAGCACCGGGTCAGGGCGATGGGTTATTTGAGCTCGGCGAGCTGCCCACCGCACCGGCAGCACCTACCGGACTGGTCGAAGCGGTCCTGGCATCGACGACGTACGCGGAGCAGAAGCGGATGGCAGGTCGGCGGGCGCTTGACGACAGGACCGCCGAAGCGGTGTTGCGCGCCCTCGTGGATCGCGGTGGCCGCGCTCACCAAGACACGGTGGCCGCCGTTGTCGGAATCCCCACCGCCGATGTAGGACAGGTCTTTGCGGCTGTTCGTCGGTTGTTCAACGTCGACGGGTACGGCGTCATCGAGCTCGACACCGATGGCGTCACACTGCGGCTCGACGAACACCTCCTGCGTGAGCAGTTCGAGGTCGGAGGCGCGCGATGA
- the brxD gene encoding BREX system ATP-binding protein BrxD, translating into MTEVSGSFSPRRRKDIIDALRRGTVPQQGLDVLAVGLARFEDAVDEELQTVSGGGAVFKAVRGEYGSGKTFFSRWLTERAKRAGFATTEVQISETETPLHKLETVYRRITENLSTSTTQSGALRDVIDGWFYILDHDAKDGSAQSPGSGGTLDLLQRRLSDVSKDAPAFAAVLRQYRLAQTAGNSAEADGLLAWLGGQPHVAASVKRAAGVRGDLDHFGALGFLQGLLTVLRDSDYAGLVIVLDEVETLQRMRSDVREKSLNALRQLMDEIDGGRFPGLYLVLTGTPAFFDGQQGVQRLPPLAQRLQTDFTTDARFDNPRATQVRLAGFTPESLLELGSRVRDIYASGAKDPERVRSVVDDDYLRDLAAAVGGELGGRTGIAPRLFLKKLVSDVLDRVDLFEDFNPRRDYHLTVSADELTPVEREMHARSNRAPTESVDEIELDL; encoded by the coding sequence ATGACCGAGGTGTCGGGCAGCTTCAGCCCCCGTCGCCGCAAGGACATCATCGACGCGCTGCGGCGCGGCACCGTGCCTCAGCAGGGCCTCGACGTCCTCGCCGTCGGACTGGCACGCTTCGAGGACGCCGTTGATGAAGAGTTGCAGACCGTCTCCGGTGGCGGCGCCGTATTCAAGGCCGTCCGTGGCGAGTACGGCTCCGGCAAGACTTTCTTCTCCCGCTGGCTGACAGAGCGAGCCAAGCGAGCAGGGTTCGCCACCACCGAGGTGCAGATCAGCGAGACAGAAACGCCCCTGCACAAGTTGGAGACCGTGTATCGGCGCATCACGGAGAACCTCTCTACTTCGACCACCCAGTCGGGTGCCCTCCGAGACGTCATTGACGGCTGGTTCTACATCCTCGACCACGACGCCAAGGATGGATCCGCACAATCACCAGGCTCAGGAGGAACGCTCGACCTCCTCCAACGTCGACTGTCCGACGTCTCGAAGGATGCGCCGGCCTTCGCCGCTGTTTTGCGGCAGTACCGGCTGGCGCAGACTGCGGGTAACTCTGCGGAGGCGGATGGACTGTTGGCGTGGCTCGGAGGCCAGCCTCACGTAGCGGCCTCGGTGAAGCGTGCCGCCGGAGTTCGTGGCGACCTCGACCACTTCGGTGCACTCGGCTTCCTCCAAGGGCTGCTCACCGTCCTTCGCGATTCGGACTACGCGGGACTTGTCATAGTCCTCGATGAAGTCGAGACGTTGCAACGCATGAGAAGCGATGTCCGAGAGAAATCGCTGAACGCTCTTCGTCAGCTCATGGACGAGATTGACGGCGGCCGGTTCCCTGGGCTGTATCTAGTCCTCACCGGAACACCCGCGTTCTTCGACGGGCAGCAAGGTGTGCAACGTCTTCCGCCGCTGGCCCAACGACTTCAAACCGACTTCACCACGGACGCACGCTTCGACAACCCGCGCGCAACGCAGGTCCGGCTCGCAGGCTTTACGCCAGAGTCGCTGCTGGAGTTGGGCAGCCGTGTACGTGATATCTACGCGTCCGGCGCCAAAGATCCTGAGCGTGTCAGGAGCGTCGTCGACGACGATTACTTGCGAGACCTCGCAGCCGCGGTCGGCGGTGAGTTGGGCGGTCGAACCGGAATCGCGCCTCGACTGTTCCTCAAGAAGTTGGTCTCAGACGTCCTCGACCGTGTGGACCTCTTCGAAGACTTCAACCCACGCCGCGACTACCACCTCACCGTCAGCGCCGACGAGCTGACGCCGGTGGAGCGAGAGATGCACGCGCGGAGCAACCGCGCTCCGACCGAGAGCGTCGACGAAATCGAGTTGGACCTCTAG